From the Cohnella herbarum genome, one window contains:
- a CDS encoding SAF domain-containing protein → MSWTYRHRKTLIMGAIAISVALLVAAALYMLMQHTDQQQKQQQMKEEYERQIQQLKKEEQQNSRNVWTTAKTIPAGVSLKADDLKAVPMPVSLVPPGVITDRESIIGKNAKIELASGTPLLSSLLYEGQPIPKDLRIQEFQVIQLPSNLKPNQYIDVRIGFPTGEDFVLLSKKKVQELSGTVVWLELNEMDILQTSSAIIDAYLQGARLYALPYIEPGLQEAAVVNYPANQKVLNLMAFDPNLLETAKIELARALRQTLDGNLKAVSDSDKLRVTSGSVTVQQQLQNERMTTRQGNAMSGTQPVGTPQSGESAVSTNGPQPSVSDAAGAAATQSPKNQQTPPPAVSPSLPSSMPPATEAPPASEDKWENIFNQ, encoded by the coding sequence ATGTCATGGACGTATCGACACCGCAAGACGCTCATCATGGGAGCCATCGCGATCAGCGTGGCGCTTCTGGTAGCAGCGGCCTTGTATATGCTGATGCAGCACACCGATCAGCAGCAAAAGCAGCAACAGATGAAAGAGGAGTATGAGCGGCAGATTCAGCAATTGAAAAAGGAGGAGCAGCAAAACAGCCGAAATGTCTGGACGACTGCAAAAACAATACCGGCAGGCGTCTCGCTCAAAGCGGATGACCTCAAGGCTGTTCCGATGCCCGTCAGTTTGGTTCCGCCGGGCGTCATCACCGACCGGGAAAGCATCATCGGCAAAAACGCCAAGATCGAGCTTGCATCAGGAACGCCGCTACTTTCCTCTTTATTGTACGAAGGGCAGCCCATTCCGAAGGATTTGCGCATACAGGAGTTTCAGGTCATTCAGCTTCCCTCTAATCTCAAACCTAACCAATATATAGACGTTCGAATCGGCTTTCCAACCGGCGAGGACTTTGTTCTCTTATCTAAAAAGAAGGTACAGGAGCTGTCCGGTACGGTTGTGTGGCTGGAACTGAATGAGATGGACATCCTCCAAACGTCCAGCGCAATTATTGATGCGTACTTGCAGGGAGCGCGGTTGTATGCCCTCCCGTACATCGAGCCGGGCTTACAGGAAGCGGCTGTGGTCAACTATCCGGCCAATCAGAAGGTATTGAACCTGATGGCGTTCGATCCCAATCTGCTCGAAACTGCAAAAATCGAACTTGCCCGCGCGCTGCGTCAAACGCTGGATGGCAATTTGAAGGCGGTCAGCGACTCGGACAAACTTCGCGTCACCAGCGGTAGTGTAACCGTGCAGCAGCAGTTGCAAAACGAACGGATGACGACGCGGCAGGGCAATGCCATGAGCGGAACACAGCCAGTAGGCACACCGCAGTCTGGAGAATCAGCAGTTTCGACGAATGGTCCCCAGCCTAGCGTGAGTGATGCTGCTGGTGCAGCAGCTACGCAATCTCCGAAAAATCAACAGACGCCCCCTCCTGCCGTTTCGCCGTCGCTGCCATCGAGTATGCCTCCTGCAACCGAAGCGCCTCCGGCAAGCGAAGATAAGTGGGAAAACATCTTCAATCAATGA